A DNA window from Drosophila biarmipes strain raj3 chromosome 2R, RU_DBia_V1.1, whole genome shotgun sequence contains the following coding sequences:
- the LOC108030161 gene encoding transcription factor Adf-1 has product MHTLTAAIEMDKLDANLEQQFDLNLIEAVKLNPVIYDRSHYNYKHFVRKAQTWKQIAETLGVPEQKCTKRWKSLRDKFAREMKLCQESRWRYFKQMQFLVDSIRQYRESLLGKCANGSQNASQVADPSQQQQAQQQTVVDIFAQPFNGSATTSAQALTHPHEITVTSDAQLATAVGKDQKPYFYEPPLKRERSEEEHSDNMLNTIKIFQNNVSQAVSAEDQSFGMVVTDMLNTLGVRQKAEAKVHIIKYLTDMQLLAQHNKY; this is encoded by the exons A TGCACACTCTCACGGCGGCCATCGAGATGGACAAGCTGGATGCAAATCTCGAGCAGCAGTTTGATCTCAATCTCATCGAGGCTGTGAAGCTGAACCCAGTGATATACGACAGGTCGCACTACAACTACAAGCACTTCGTGCGCAAGGCCCAGACCTGGAAACAAATCGCCGAAACTCTCGGTGTGCCTG aaCAAAAATGTACCAAACGATGGAAGAGCCTGCGCGACAAGTTCGCTCGCGAAATGAAACTGTGCCAGGAATCACGCTGGCGCTACTTCAAGCAGATGCAATTCCTGGTTGACTCCATACGGCAGTACCGAGAGTCGCTGCTCGGCAAGTGCGCCAATGGCAGTCAAAACGCCAGCCAGGTGGCCGATCCTtcgcagcaacagcaggcgCAGCAACAGACCGTCGTGGACATATTCGCGCAGCCCTTCAACGGCAGCGCCACAACCTCGGCCCAGGCCCTGACCCATCCGCATG AAATCACCGTCACTAGTGACGCACAGCTGGCGACTGCCGTGGGCAAGGACCAAAAACCATACTTCTACGAGCCGCCGCTCAAGCGGGAGCGCAGCGAGGAGGAGCACAGCGACAACATGCTTAACACTATCAAGATTTTCCAGAACAACGTCTCCCAGGCGGTCAGCGCCGAGGACCAGTCGTTCGGCATGGTAGTCACGGACATGCTCAACACGCTGGGCGTGCGACAAAAGGCCGAGGCCAAGGTGCACATCATCAAGTATCTGACGGACATGCAGCTGTTGGCGCAGCACAACAAGTACTAA
- the LOC108030160 gene encoding DNA polymerase interacting tetratricopeptide repeat-containing, protein of 47 kDa — translation MEELAAQRNWTDEERLELAAKLDAELDAFIDGLEKKRYEEGWPEDRWQEEMDKHPFFMKRAPQPGDDVHPMFEGLQKLKYDPEENTRDELALNYKEDGNFYMKHKKFRMAIYSFTEGIKSKSENPDTLAVLYNNRSAAHYFLKNYRSSLSDAQRALFYKPDYTKARWRSAQCAYELERFDVCTQMCEELLEVDVDHKEANALLHKNKMKKLEIERNQRKEAAEAKRRLTRFHRLRDAIEQRAIKFDDQKVGKKATLSEELLRPKFLPLEDHPVHLDEDGSTLVWPAAFSYPEFLFSDFQQQLPETATMRDCLATLFNEPLPCDKTQSYRLGNVHVYYENRKVGCVHKVAEEKQLAEIIAEKGFFVSGGALLFYVVPKDSRVEQEFIHEQRRPMVYS, via the exons ATGGAGGAACTGGCCGCGCAGCGGAATTGGACGGATGAGGAGCGCTTGGAGCTGGCGGCCAAGTTGGACGCCGAGCTGGACGCCTTCATCGATGGCCTTGAGAAGAAGCGCTATGAGGAGGGCTGGCCGGAGGACCGGTGGCAGGAGGAGATGGACAAGCATCCGTTCTTCATGAAGCGTGCTCCGCAGCCTGGCGACGACGTGCACCCGATGTTCGAGGGCCTGCAGAAGCTCAAGTACGATCCGGAGGAGAACACGCGAGACGAGCTGGCGCTCAACTACAAGGAGGACGGCAACTTCTACATGAAGCACAAGAAGTTCCGCATGGCCATCTACAGCTTCACCGAGGGCATCAAGTCCAAATCGGAGAATCCCGACACCCTGGCCGTGCTATACAATAACCGCTCGGCCGCTCACTACTTCCTCAAGAACTACAGATCCTCGCTGAGCGACGCACAGCGTGCTCTGTTCTACAAGCCGGACTACACAAAAGCCCGGTGGAGGTCAGCGCAGTGCGCCTACGAGCTGGAGAGGTTCGACGTGTGCACCCAGATGTGCGAGGAGCTGCTCGAGGTGGACGTGGACCACAAGGAGGCTAACGCGCTGCTGCACAAGAACAAAATGAAGAAG CTCGAGATAGAGCGCAACCAGCGCAAGGAGGCTGCCGAGGCCAAGCGTCGTCTCACCCGCTTCCACAGGCTTCGTGATGCGATAGAGCAGAGGGCCATAAAGTTCGACGACCAAAAGGTGGGAAAGAAGGCCACGCTTAGCGAGGAGCTTCTCCGTCCCAAATTCCTGCCACTAGAGGACCACCCCGTGCACCTGGACGAGGACGGCAGCACGCTGGTCTGGCCCGCCGCGTTCTCTTATCCGGAGTTTCTGTTCAGCGActttcagcagcagctgccgGAAACTGCCACCATGCGGGATTGCCTGGCGACGCTCTTCAACGAACCACTGCCCTGCGATAAGACACAGAGCTACCGACTGGGCAACGTGCACGTGTACTACGAGAACCGCAAGGTGGGCTGCGTCCACAAGGTGGCCGAGGAGAAGCAGCTCGCCGAGATCATCGCTGAGAAGGGATTCTTCGTCTCCGGCGGGGCTCTGCTCTTCTATGTAGTCCCAAAAGACTCCCGGGTGGAGCAGGAGTTTATACACGAACAGCGTCGACCCATGGTTTATAGCTGA
- the LOC108030159 gene encoding uncharacterized protein LOC108030159, which produces MDHNEISMSMDVKLDTHDKRPVALRYKTWTRCQVKIEAIKCVPCFLRLSFQAQETEGQEFHPAKPISVSVNVPGVSLSLATSRTKQHSYGLFWTQNRRDCFIYFALETETSCRRHMKWMRKSIKNLELYRQVFLEQRRLSRGPGALGPLPNLPDTLDASALSPRVSQIYEEIFDGSRISRVSIASGIYEEMKPSVMKIPSPPPLPAHPHRQRINTFECAQLGEIPRSSTNPESELAKKKKYKNMLDSLFGVQRQKRSGSISELVHEPSNQEEVLPLYENAPTPEPVLPVKRTSQLSKSQRNSFSSPDLSKLNFLDTFGEYFGEQNHESSLELNISLDESAIEPISRNQLVAQITSKLTTADSLESLNVSEQLPYNFNFSACNTSTINLIGSHGAVPQSNLLKKNKIVEEDLTGYCVMAPILKATVKELPPQPAGSTVSTSSGYSTGSYCSSTSSCNTEDQPTKTQVPDESAIYEAMHGSSLNSTVGAAAAGFAEHLYENLLAVKAAQELEAQPLGFGLSTSTPTESPLAPPLPQKGTPKQNTFQQKPEEENFYQTPRKSIISVDEKIPSYYPNSCDTLKSKRRSPADHGPSLRHLVSSKLRRERKENLYISSPQQIIEQRHKADTISTSTSSVKTKISNKKTAAHKISESVYAVTHPVKRPNSTNSNNTHQNNNNNNEGVDDELLHLTMLKNIDFKFDDGQVADDSGQAKAMVLAQPKMEKKEDHFQAAEQAARLLQKYATLAKIGHSPSKAKTQAETPPEPMVQSVAPSNELQPAGGGMRKFASLPRFKKIDFSPLKMRLNNVLQRNPPSPQQ; this is translated from the coding sequence ATGGACCACAACGAGATCTCCATGAGCATGGACGTCAAGCTGGATACACACGACAAGCGTCCAGTGGCGCTCCGCTACAAGACGTGGACCCGCTGCCAGGTGAAAATAGAGGCCATCAAGTGTGTGCCCTGCTTCCTGCGGCTCAGCTTCCAGGCCCAGGAGACGGAGGGTCAGGAGTTCCATCCCGCCAAGCCCATTAGTGTCTCTGTGAACGTTCCTGGTGTCAGCCTCAGCCTGGCTACATCGCGCACCAAGCAGCACTCCTACGGACTGTTCTGGACGCAGAACCGACGCGACTGCTTCATATACTTTGCCCTGGAGACGGAGACTTCCTGCCGGCGCCACATGAAGTGGATGCGGAAGTCGATAAAGAACCTGGAACTGTACCGACAGGTCTTCCTCGAGCAGCGTCGCCTGAGCAGGGGCCCCGGCGCTCTTGGCCCGCTGCCCAATCTGCCAGACACCCTGGACGCAAGCGCTCTCTCGCCGCGCGTCTCGCAGATCTACGAGGAGATCTTCGACGGCAGCCGCATCTCGCGCGTCTCCATCGCATCGGGCATCTATGAGGAAATGAAGCCATCGGTCATGAAGATCCCGTCACCGCCGCCACTACCCGCACATCCTCACCGCCAGCGCATTAACACTTTTGAGTGCGCCCAGCTGGGCGAGATTCCGCGGTCCAGCACCAATCCCGAGTCGGAGCTGGCCAAGAAAAAGAAGTACAAGAACATGCTGGACAGCCTGTTCGGTGTACAGCGCCAAAAGCGTTCCGGCAGCATCAGCGAACTGGTCCACGAGCCCTCAAACCAGGAGGAGGTCCTGCCGCTCTACGAGAACGCTCCCACCCCGGAGCCAGTGCTCCCGGTTAAGCGCACATCCCAATTAAGCAAGTCCCAGCGCAACAGCTTCTCGAGTCCGGACCTCTCCAAGCTGAATTTCCTGGACACCTTCGGAGAATATTTCGGAGAACAGAACCACGAGTCGAGCCTGGAACTGAACATCAGTCTGGACGAGTCGGCCATTGAGCCGATATCGCGAAATCAGCTTGTGGCGCAGATCACCAGCAAACTGACCACGGCCGACTCCCTGGAAAGCCTTAACGTATCCGAGCAACTGCCGTACAATTTCAACTTTTCCGCTTGCAACACGTCCACCATCAATCTCATCGGATCGCACGGAGCTGTTCCGCAGAGTAATCTACTGAAGAAAAATAAGATCGTGGAGGAGGACCTCACGGGATACTGCGTGATGGCGCCCATTTTAAAGGCGACGGTGAAGGAGCTGCCACCGCAGCCAGCCGGCAGTACGGTCTCCACCTCCTCCGGTTATTCCACTGGATCCTACTGCTCCTCCACCAGCAGCTGCAACACGGAGGATCAGCCCACCAAGACCCAGGTGCCCGACGAGAGTGCCATTTACGAAGCCATGCATGGTAGTTCGTTGAACAGTACTGTCGGGGCGGCTGCAGCTGGATTTGCAGAGCATCTTTACGAGAACCTGTTGGCAGTCAAGGCCGCACAAGAGCTGGAGGCACAGCCGCTTGGCTTTGGACTAAGCACCAGCACACCCACCGAATCTCCCCTGGCGCCTCCTTTGCCGCAAAAGGGAACGCCCAAACAGAATACATTCCAGCAGAAGCCAGAGGAGGAGAACTTCTACCAAACACCGAGGAAGTCGATCATCAGTGTGGACGAGAAGATTCCCTCATACTATCCCAACAGCTGTGACACCCTGAAGTCAAAGCGACGCAGTCCCGCCGATCATGGACCCAGTCTTAGGCACTTGGTCAGTTCCAAGTTGCGTCGCGAGCGAAAGGAGAACCTCTACATTTCATCGCCCCAACAGATCATTGAACAGCGCCACAAGGCGGACACCATCTCAACATCAACATCATCAGTTAAGACTAAAATCTCAAACAAGAAGACTGCCGCCCACAAAATCTCTGAGAGCGTTTATGCCGTCACACATCCTGTGAAGCGGCCGAATAGCACCAATAGTAACAACACCcaccaaaacaacaacaataataatgaaGGCGTGGATGATGAGCTACTACACCTCACCATGCTGAAGAACATAGACTTCAAGTTCGATGACGGACAAGTGGCCGACGATTCTGGACAGGCGAAAGCGATGGTGCTTGCGCAGCCCAAGATGGAGAAGAAGGAGGATCACTTTCAGGCGGCGGAGCAGGCCGCTCGTCTCCTGCAGAAGTACGCCACGCTGGCCAAAATCGGTCATTCGCCGAGTAAAGCCAAGACCCAGGCAGAAACCCCACCGGAGCCCATGGTGCAGTCGGTGGCCCCGAGCAACGAGCTGCAACCCGCGGGAGGCGGCATGAGGAAGTTTGCCTCGCTGCCTCGCTTCAAGAAAATTGACTTTTCTCCGCTGAAGATGAGGCTCAACAATGTCCTGCAGAGAAATCCGCCGTCGCCGCAGCAGTAG